The following are from one region of the Heliangelus exortis chromosome 2, bHelExo1.hap1, whole genome shotgun sequence genome:
- the MRS2 gene encoding magnesium transporter MRS2 homolog, mitochondrial, which yields MLRAALLPRALGRCCCAPRGWGGTAGGGSGPRVDLGLPPGQGRPAGVAVSPCPRGLLWAGIFYRRATTEASQATLASVSPVFAVMKLDTKGNTTYFEKKKTELYQELGLQARDLRFQHLMSIATRNNRIIIRMEFLKAVITPEFLLILDYGNLNLERRLVKELASQLAGEGQLVTYSLPFEFQAIEAILQYRISKLHERLNTLQPQILETLEALVDPKLLSVDRSKLHILLQNGKSLSELETDLKVFKETILEILDEEELIEELCISKWTDPQVFEESTSGIDHAEEMELLLENYYREAEDLANEARELRVLIDDSESIIFINLDSHRNVMMRLNLQLTMGTFSLSLFGLIGVAFGMNLESSLEEDPRIFWLVTGIMFLGSGLIWRRLLSFLGRHLEPPLPPHVPTVLKKSQPAAGRVEIKNNLKAETFGLSRSTLTNQ from the exons ATGCTGCGCGCCGCGCTGCTGCCCCGCGCCCTGGGCCGCTGCTGCTGCGCGCCCCGCGGCTGGGGGGGCACGGCGGGCGGCGGGTCCGGCCCGCGGGTCGACCTGGGCCTGCCTCCCGGCCAGGGCCGGCCCGCGGGGGTGGCCGTGTCGCCGTGCCCACGGGGGCTGCTCTGGGCGG GTATATTCTATCGGCGTGCTACAACAGAGGCCTCCCAAGCCACCTTAGCCAGCGTCTCTCCTGTTTTTGCAGTG ATGAAGCTTGACACCAAGGGAAACACTACTTATTTTG aaaaaaagaaaaccgAATTGTACCAGGAATTGGGTCTTCAAGCTCGAGATCTAAGATTTCAACACCTAATGAGCATTGCAACTAGAAACAACAGAATCATCATAAGAATGGAG TTCTTGAAGGCTGTCATAACACCAGAGTTTCTTCTGATACTAGATTATGGTAATTTAAATTTGGAACGCAGGCTTGTCAAAGAACTAGCATCTCAGCTGGCTGGGGAAGGTCAACTAGTTACATATTCCCTGCCCTTTGAATTCCAAGCCATAGAAGCAATCCTGCAATACCGG ATCAGCAAACTGCATGAGAGACTTAACACTTTGCAGCCTCAGATCCTTGAGACACTGGAAGCTCTAGTGGACCCCAAGCTTTTGTCTGTGGATAGGAGTAAACTACACATTCTCCTGCAAAATGGCAAGAG CTTGTCAGAACTGGAAACAGATCTTAaagttttcaaagaaacaaTTCTGGAGATCTTAGATGAAGAAGAATTAATAGAAGAGCTCTGTATATCTAAATGGACTGATCCACAAGTATT TGAGGAGAGTACGTCTGGGATTGATCATGCAGAGgaaatggagctgctgctggagaactATTACAGAGAAGCAGAAGATCTTGCAAATGAAGCTCGTGAACTCAGAGTACTGATTGATGACTCAGAAAGCATCATCTTTATCAACCTGGACAG CCACCGTAATGTGATGATGAGATTGAACTTGCAACTGACTATGGGgactttctctctctctctctttggaCTCATAGGAGTTGCATTTGGTATGAATTTAGAGTCATCTCTTGAAGAG GACCCCAGAATATTTTGGCTGGTGACAGGGATTATGTTTCTGGGAAGTGGCCTGATCTGGCGGCGCTTGCTTTCCTTCCTCGGGCGGCACCTGGAACCTCCGCTACCTCCTCAC GTTCCTACAGTTctgaaaaaatcccaaccaGCAGCTGGAAGAGTGGAGATAAAGAACAACCTTAAAGCAGAAACATTTGGGCTGAGCAGAAGCACATTAACAAACCAATAG